In the genome of Vanacampus margaritifer isolate UIUO_Vmar chromosome 1, RoL_Vmar_1.0, whole genome shotgun sequence, one region contains:
- the hif1aa gene encoding hypoxia inducible factor 1 subunit alpha a, whose protein sequence is MDTGIVPEKKRVSSERRKEKSRDAARCRRGKESEVFFELSEQLPLPQSVSSSLDKASVMRLTISYLRMRKLLGTDEPKAEEESELDTQLNGSYLKALEGFLMVLSEDGDMIYLSENVNKCLGLAQFDLTGQSVFDFTHPCDQDELREMLVHRTGSKKAKEPNTERSFFLRMKCTLTSRGRTVNVKSATWKVLHCSGHVRLHSGLNEETAKDHKEPPLPYLVLICDPIPHPSNIEVPLDAKTFLSRHTMDMRFTYCDERITELMGYDPEDLLDRSVYEYYHALDSDHLTKTHHNLFAKGQVSTGQYRMLAKRGGFVWVETQATVIYNNKNSQPQCVVCVNFVLSGIQEEKLILSLEQTEDVKPVKKEQQDEEKVVVQSCPLEKSTTVLEEDEEEEKAPELDVIKLFTQTLEPKPVSSLYDRLKEEPEALTLLAPAAGDTIISLDFSCPDSDIHLLKDVPLYNDVMLPAACEKLALPLSPLPPSEPLGVDVNAANGKSDDYAGPVATSATSNSTAEVPPPPDFCLTMDPDISDFKLDLVEKLFAIDTQPKTPFSTQAMEDLDLEMLAPYIPMDDDFQLRSVSPEQPPSCGSVKSLESSPVRVAQDLHNYLGLPFSTTSSGTSSPASPESVPAASPILIKRTPQLDKEVSLRTLAALNAQRKRKLDDLRAMAGQETLPKENVKEGKKLKVELGTTQTVLLLPSDLASCLLGSTSEATRSLFNLPQLTRYDCEVNAPLQGRQYLLQGEELLRALDHVN, encoded by the exons GGTGAGCTcagaaagaaggaaggagaaGTCGAGAGATGCGGCGCGATGCCGGCGCGGGAAGGAGTCGGAGGTGTTTTTCGAGCTTTCCGAGCAGCTGCCATTGCCTCAGAGCGTCAGCTCCAGCCTCGACAAGGCTTCTGTCATGAGGCTCACCATCAGCTACCTGCGCATGAGAAAACTGCTCGGCACAG ATGAGCCAAAGGCAGAGGAGGAGAGCGAATTGGACACACAGCTGAACGGCTCCTACTTAAAAGCTCTGGAGGGCTTTCTAATGGTGCTGTCGGAAGATGGCGATATGATTTATCTCTCTGAGAATGTTAACAAGTGCCTTGGCCTGGCACAG TTTGACCTGACTGGGCAAAGCGTGTTTGATTTCACACACCCCTGTGACCAGGACGAGCTGAGGGAAATGCTGGTCCACAGAACAG GCTCCAAAAAGGCAAAGGAACCAAACACAGAGCGCAGCTTCTTCCTTCGAATGAAGTGCACGCTCACTAGCCGAGGCCGTACGGTCAATGTCAAGTCTGCTACATGGAAG GTGCTTCACTGCTCTGGACACGTGCGTTTACACAGCGGCCTCAACGAGGAGACCGCCAAGGACCACAAGGAGCCACCGCTTCCTTATCTGGTGCTGATCTGTGATCCTATTCCACACCCTTCCAACATCGAAGTCCCTCTGGATGCCAAAACGTTTCTCAGCCGCCACACAATGGATATGAGGTTCACATATTGCGACGAGAG GATCACTGAGCTTATGGGATATGATCCAGAGGACCTGTTGGATCGTTCTGTGTACGAGTACTATCACGCGTTGGACTCGGACCACCTCACCAAGACTCATCACAACT TGTTTGCAAAGGGCCAGGTCAGCACAGGCCAATACCGGATGCTGGCTAAGAGAGGAGGTTTTGTGTGGGTGGAGACACAAGCAACTGTCATCTACAATAACAAGAACTCTCAGCCACAATGTGTGGTCTGTGTCAACTTTGTTCTCAG TGGCATCCAGGAGGAAAAACTGATCTTGTCTCTGGAGCAGACGGAAGATGTGAAGCCTGTGAAGAAGGAGCAGCAGGATGAAGAAAAGGTGGTCGTGCAGAGCTGCCCTTTAGAGAAGTCCACAACCGTGCTGGAggaggacgaagaggaggagaaggccCCAGAGCTGGATGTGATCAAGCTATTCACACAAACGCTTGAGCCAAAGCCAGTGAGCAGCCTGTACGATCGGCTGAAGGAAGAACCCGAGGCCTTGACTCTGCTGGCGCCAGCAGCCGGAGACACCATCATCTCCCTGGACTTCAGCTGCCCCG ATTCCGACATCCACCTGCTGAAAGACGTGCCTCTCTATAATGACGTGATGCTTCCTGCCGCCTGTGAAAAGCTGGCACTGCCTCTTTCTCCTCTGCCGCCCAGCGAGCCCCTCGGTGTCGACGTCAACGCCGCGAATGGGAAAAGTGACGACTACGCCGGACCCGTGGCTACGTCGGCAACCAGCAACAGCACAGCCGAG GTGCCTCCTCCTCCTGACTTTTGCTTAACCATGGACCCGGACATCTCCGACTTTAAACTGGACTTGGTGGAGAAGCTGTTTGCTATTGATACACAACCCAAGACCCCCTTTAGCACACAG GCAATGGAGGACTTGGACCTGGAGATGTTGGCTCCCTACATCCCCATGGATGACGACTTCCAGCTGCGCAGTGTGAGCCCCGAACAGCCGCCGTCTTGTGGATCCGTCAAATCCCTGGAGAGCTCGCCTGTCCGCGTCGCGCAGGATCTCCACAATTATCTCGGCCTGCCCTTCAGCACGACAAGCAGCGGCACCTCGTCCCCGGCATCACCTGAATCCGTTCCCGCCGCTTCCCCCATCCTCATTAAGAG AACGCCACAGTTGGACAAAGAGGTGTCCCTTCGCACCCTGGCGGCGCTTAATGCACAGCGCAAAAGAAAACTGGATGACCTACGAGCGATGGCTGGCCAG GAAACTTTGCCGAAGGAAAATGTGAAAGAAGGGAAGAAACTGAAGGTTGAGTTGGGCACAACCCAAACTGTTCTTCTGCTGCCTTCAG ATTTGGCGAGTTGCCTGTTGGGCAGCACATCGGAGGCCACCAGGTCCCTCTTCAACCTGCCGCAGCTCACCCGCTACGACTGCGAGGTCAACGCCCCCTTACAGGGACGCCAGTATCTGCTGCAGGGGGAGGAGCTTCTGCGCGCCTTGGACCACGTCAACTGA
- the LOC144042747 gene encoding serine protease HTRA2, mitochondrial-like isoform X1, giving the protein MAATAGVVSRHILAALRAHTRRTIAIRDSRRVSTALTSNLGDNTQLDRRAPAWDKGSGNNRTHSRLLQSLSVGLGFCASVALLDCREDDGPATEPKSRGVLERILPSAECASPFKPDTPRYKYNFLADVVEKSSPAVVFIEILGRHPFSDTNVTVSNGSGFIISSDGLIVTNAHVVANKRGVRVKLTNGDIYDATVQNVDQAADIATIKISAKNPLPTLPLGSSADVRQGEFVVAMGSPFALQNTITSGIVSSVQRRSKELGMLNRNMEYIQTDATINFGNSGGPLINLDGEVIGINTIKVSPGISFAIPSDRVKTFLDQAAQRKSSSFGGSETKRRYIGVMMLTLTPSIIAELKLRAPTFPNVTHGILIHKVIMGSPAYRSGMLPEDIVLEINGVKVNTTEEVYKAVRDGENLTVVVQRGKKQLQLQMTPEYTE; this is encoded by the exons ATGGCAGCAACCGCGGGTGTTGTCAGTCGACATATCCTCGCGGCGTTAAGGGCACACACTAGGAGAACTATTGCCATAAGAGACAGCCGGCGGGTGTCTACGGCCCTGACATCAAACCTCGGCGACAACACACAACTGGACCGCAGGGCTCCGGCTTGGGACAAGGGATCAGGAAACAACCGCACCCACTCCCGCCTGCTTCAGTCGTTGTCCGTGGGCTTGGGATTCTGCGCTTCTGTCGCGCTTCTGGACTGTCGAGAGGACGACGGACCCGCAACAGAGCCCAAATCACGCGGGGTACTTGAACGTATCCTGCCGTCAGCTGAGTGCGCTTCTCCTTTTAAACCTGACACTCCTCGGtataaatacaactttttagCAGATGTCGTGGAAAAGTCCTCTCCGGCGGTCGTCTTCATCGAAATCCTGGGAAG acATCCATTTTCCGATACGAATGTGACAGTTTCCAACGGCTCAGGTTTCATTATCAGCAGTGACGGCTTGATTGTGACCAATGCTCACGTGGTGGCCAACAAGCGAGGGGTCCGCGTCAAGCTCACTAATGGAGATATATACGATGCCACAGTGCAAAATGTCGATCAGGCGGCGGACATCGCTACCATCAAAATCTCTGCAAAG AATCCTCTACCTACTCTGCCGCTTGGCTCTTCGGCTGATGTCCGTCAAGGAGAGTTTGTGGTGGCCATGGGAAGCCCGTTTGCGTTACAGAACACAATCACATCAGGAATCGTCAGCTCAGTCCAGAGGCGCAGTAAGGAGCTCGGCATGTTGAACCGCAACATGGAGTACATCCAGACCGATGCAACGATCAAT tttGGCAATTCCGGAGGTCCTCTCATCAACCTG GATGGTGAGGTCATCGGGATAAACACTATTAAAGTCAGTCCAGGCATCTCCTTCGCTATACCGTCTGATCGCGTGAAAACTTTCCTTGATCAAGCCGCCCAAAGAAAAA GTTCCTCGTTTGGCGGGTCCGAAACAAAGCGGCGGTACATTGGCGTCATGATGCTAACGCTGACCCCGAG CATCATTGCTGAGTTGAAGCTGAGAGCGCCAACTTTCCCAAATGTGACACATGGAATTCTGATCCACAAAGTGATCATGGGCTCCCCAGCATACAG ATCCGGCATGTTGCCAGAAGATATTGTGCTGGAGATCAACGGCGTGAAGGTGAACACCACAGAGGAGGTCTACAAGGCTGTGCGCGATGGCGAGAATTTAACTGTGGTGGTGCAGAGAGGGAAAAAGCAGCTTCAACTGCAAATGACTCCTGAATACACGGAGTGA
- the LOC144042747 gene encoding serine protease HTRA2, mitochondrial-like isoform X2, with product MSWKSPLRRSSSSKSWEVSNGSGFIISSDGLIVTNAHVVANKRGVRVKLTNGDIYDATVQNVDQAADIATIKISAKNPLPTLPLGSSADVRQGEFVVAMGSPFALQNTITSGIVSSVQRRSKELGMLNRNMEYIQTDATINFGNSGGPLINLDGEVIGINTIKVSPGISFAIPSDRVKTFLDQAAQRKSSSFGGSETKRRYIGVMMLTLTPSIIAELKLRAPTFPNVTHGILIHKVIMGSPAYRSGMLPEDIVLEINGVKVNTTEEVYKAVRDGENLTVVVQRGKKQLQLQMTPEYTE from the exons ATGTCGTGGAAAAGTCCTCTCCGGCGGTCGTCTTCATCGAAATCCTGGGAAG TTTCCAACGGCTCAGGTTTCATTATCAGCAGTGACGGCTTGATTGTGACCAATGCTCACGTGGTGGCCAACAAGCGAGGGGTCCGCGTCAAGCTCACTAATGGAGATATATACGATGCCACAGTGCAAAATGTCGATCAGGCGGCGGACATCGCTACCATCAAAATCTCTGCAAAG AATCCTCTACCTACTCTGCCGCTTGGCTCTTCGGCTGATGTCCGTCAAGGAGAGTTTGTGGTGGCCATGGGAAGCCCGTTTGCGTTACAGAACACAATCACATCAGGAATCGTCAGCTCAGTCCAGAGGCGCAGTAAGGAGCTCGGCATGTTGAACCGCAACATGGAGTACATCCAGACCGATGCAACGATCAAT tttGGCAATTCCGGAGGTCCTCTCATCAACCTG GATGGTGAGGTCATCGGGATAAACACTATTAAAGTCAGTCCAGGCATCTCCTTCGCTATACCGTCTGATCGCGTGAAAACTTTCCTTGATCAAGCCGCCCAAAGAAAAA GTTCCTCGTTTGGCGGGTCCGAAACAAAGCGGCGGTACATTGGCGTCATGATGCTAACGCTGACCCCGAG CATCATTGCTGAGTTGAAGCTGAGAGCGCCAACTTTCCCAAATGTGACACATGGAATTCTGATCCACAAAGTGATCATGGGCTCCCCAGCATACAG ATCCGGCATGTTGCCAGAAGATATTGTGCTGGAGATCAACGGCGTGAAGGTGAACACCACAGAGGAGGTCTACAAGGCTGTGCGCGATGGCGAGAATTTAACTGTGGTGGTGCAGAGAGGGAAAAAGCAGCTTCAACTGCAAATGACTCCTGAATACACGGAGTGA